In Euphorbia lathyris chromosome 10, ddEupLath1.1, whole genome shotgun sequence, a single genomic region encodes these proteins:
- the LOC136209226 gene encoding pentatricopeptide repeat-containing protein At2g36730-like isoform X4 has translation MVRLPVSIFPPKLVNGNTSFLHKKDQCLFLLNLCSSIDHLSQIHAQIQVSALQQDTHLISQLIQFSSLSLKNLRYAQSILDHSVNPLPPSAWNHLIRGYAASKSPRDAIRVFLRMRRDGITPNSLTFPFLLKACSSCFAIREGKQIHGNAIRYGFDCDVYVNNNLIHFYGRSKKVLDACKVFDNMLLRTLVSWNSVITSCVESSWLGYAIRYFVKMRDFGFEPDETTMVLMLTVCAENGNLGLGRWIHSQVIERGMLMNLQLGTALVDMYAKSGALCYAKLVFDRMGVKNVWTWSAMILGLAQHGFAKEGLQLFLKMISKSSIRPNSVTFVGVLCACSHAGLVDDGFRYFHEMEHEYGIKPMIIHYGAMVDMLGRAGYLKEAYNFIMSMPLQPDPIVWRTLLSACTVHDAKDNTGVANKVMKELLQLEPRRAGNLVMVANMYADTGMWEKAGKVRRVLKDGRLKKKGGESCFELAGSIHRFSSGYNSLDGREYIYNLLDGLNLHMQMFWMIWPMKFFGKKWRLRTWRKHRYKTVMLLHG, from the exons ATGGTTCGGCTTCCGGTTTCTATTTTCCCTCCAAAACTTGTAAATGGAAATACATCTTTCCTACACAAAAAAGATCAATGCCTCTTTCTCTTGAATCTCTGCTCCTCAATCGATCATCTCTCTCAAATCCATGCTCAGATACAAGTCTCTGCTCTCCAACAAGACACCCATCTCATATCTCAGCTCATTCAATTTTCTTCTTTATCTCTAAAGAATTTGAGATATGCCCAATCTATTCTCGATCACTCGGTTAACCCATTGCCCCCATCGGCTTGGAATCATCTCATTAGAGGTTATGCTGCTAGCAAGTCCCCGAGAGATGCCATTCGGGTTTTTCTCAGAATGCGAAGAGATGGGATTACACCCAATAGCCTCACCTTCCCTTTTCTTCTCAAAGCTTGTTCTTCATGTTTTGCTATCAGAGAGGGCAAACAAATACATGGAAATGCAATTAGGTATGGTTTCGATTGTGATGTTTATGTTAACAATAATTTGATTCATTTTTATGGGAGAAGCAAGAAGGTTTTGGATGCTTGTAAGGTGTTTGATAATATGCTTCTTAGAACTCTAGTTTCGTGGAATTCTGTGATTACTAGCTGTGTTGAGAGCTCGTGGTTGGGATATGCAATTAGGTATTTTGTTAAAATGAGGGATTTCGGATTTGAGCCCGATGAAACCACAATGGTCCTCATGCTTACCGTCTGTGCTGAAAATGGGAACTTGGGTTTAGGTAGGTGGATTCATTCTCAAGTGATTGAGAGAGGGATGTTGATGAATTTGCAATTGGGTACTGCTCTTGTTGATATGTATGCAAAAAGTGGAGCTCTCTGTTATGCTAAGCTAGTTTTTGATAGGATGGGAGTGAAAAATGTGTGGACATGGAGTGCCATGATTTTGGGGTTGGCTCAACACGGATTTGCCAAAGAGGGACTTCAACTTTTTCTTAAGATGATAAGCAAATCTTCCATACGTCCGAATTCCGTTACTTTTGTTGGAGTTCTGTGCGCCTGTAGCCATGCTGGTTTAGTAGACGATGGATTTCGGTATTTTCATGAAATGGAGCATGAATATGGAATCAAACCAATGATTATACATTATGGTGCCATGGTTGATATGTTAGGTCGTGCTGGCTATCTTAAAGAAGCTTATAACTTTATAATGAGTATGCCTCTCCAGCCTGATCCGATTGTGTGGAGGACGTTGCTCAGCGCCTGCACTGTTCATGATGCCAAAGATAATACTGGAGTAGCGAATAAGGTGATGAAGGAATTGCTTCAATTAGAACCTAGGAGAGCTGGGAATCTTGTGATGGTTGCAAATATGTATGCTGATACTGGAATGTGGGAGAAAGCAGGAAAAGTGAGGAGGGTATTGAAAGATGGAAGATTAAAGAAGAAGGGCGGAGAGAGTTGTTTTGAACTTGCTGGGTCCATTCATCGGTTTTCTTCTGGCTATAACTCTCTAGATGGCAGGGAATATATTTACAACTTGCTAGATGGACTGAATTTGCACATGCAG ATGTTCTGGATGATTTGGCCTATGAAGTTCTTCGGCAAAAAGTGGAGATTAAGAACATGGCGCAAGCACAGATACAAAACAGTGATGTTATTACATGGATAG
- the LOC136209226 gene encoding pentatricopeptide repeat-containing protein At2g36730-like isoform X7, with protein sequence MVRLPVSIFPPKLVNGNTSFLHKKDQCLFLLNLCSSIDHLSQIHAQIQVSALQQDTHLISQLIQFSSLSLKNLRYAQSILDHSVNPLPPSAWNHLIRGYAASKSPRDAIRVFLRMRRDGITPNSLTFPFLLKACSSCFAIREGKQIHGNAIRYGFDCDVYVNNNLIHFYGRSKKVLDACKVFDNMLLRTLVSWNSVITSCVESSWLGYAIRYFVKMRDFGFEPDETTMVLMLTVCAENGNLGLGRWIHSQVIERGMLMNLQLGTALVDMYAKSGALCYAKLVFDRMGVKNVWTWSAMILGLAQHGFAKEGLQLFLKMISKSSIRPNSVTFVGVLCACSHAGLVDDGFRYFHEMEHEYGIKPMIIHYGAMVDMLGRAGYLKEAYNFIMSMPLQPDPIVWRTLLSACTVHDAKDNTGVANKVMKELLQLEPRRAGNLVMVANMYADTGMWEKAGKVRRVLKDGRLKKKGGESCFELAGSIHRFSSGYNSLDGREYIYNLLDGLNLHMQR encoded by the exons ATGGTTCGGCTTCCGGTTTCTATTTTCCCTCCAAAACTTGTAAATGGAAATACATCTTTCCTACACAAAAAAGATCAATGCCTCTTTCTCTTGAATCTCTGCTCCTCAATCGATCATCTCTCTCAAATCCATGCTCAGATACAAGTCTCTGCTCTCCAACAAGACACCCATCTCATATCTCAGCTCATTCAATTTTCTTCTTTATCTCTAAAGAATTTGAGATATGCCCAATCTATTCTCGATCACTCGGTTAACCCATTGCCCCCATCGGCTTGGAATCATCTCATTAGAGGTTATGCTGCTAGCAAGTCCCCGAGAGATGCCATTCGGGTTTTTCTCAGAATGCGAAGAGATGGGATTACACCCAATAGCCTCACCTTCCCTTTTCTTCTCAAAGCTTGTTCTTCATGTTTTGCTATCAGAGAGGGCAAACAAATACATGGAAATGCAATTAGGTATGGTTTCGATTGTGATGTTTATGTTAACAATAATTTGATTCATTTTTATGGGAGAAGCAAGAAGGTTTTGGATGCTTGTAAGGTGTTTGATAATATGCTTCTTAGAACTCTAGTTTCGTGGAATTCTGTGATTACTAGCTGTGTTGAGAGCTCGTGGTTGGGATATGCAATTAGGTATTTTGTTAAAATGAGGGATTTCGGATTTGAGCCCGATGAAACCACAATGGTCCTCATGCTTACCGTCTGTGCTGAAAATGGGAACTTGGGTTTAGGTAGGTGGATTCATTCTCAAGTGATTGAGAGAGGGATGTTGATGAATTTGCAATTGGGTACTGCTCTTGTTGATATGTATGCAAAAAGTGGAGCTCTCTGTTATGCTAAGCTAGTTTTTGATAGGATGGGAGTGAAAAATGTGTGGACATGGAGTGCCATGATTTTGGGGTTGGCTCAACACGGATTTGCCAAAGAGGGACTTCAACTTTTTCTTAAGATGATAAGCAAATCTTCCATACGTCCGAATTCCGTTACTTTTGTTGGAGTTCTGTGCGCCTGTAGCCATGCTGGTTTAGTAGACGATGGATTTCGGTATTTTCATGAAATGGAGCATGAATATGGAATCAAACCAATGATTATACATTATGGTGCCATGGTTGATATGTTAGGTCGTGCTGGCTATCTTAAAGAAGCTTATAACTTTATAATGAGTATGCCTCTCCAGCCTGATCCGATTGTGTGGAGGACGTTGCTCAGCGCCTGCACTGTTCATGATGCCAAAGATAATACTGGAGTAGCGAATAAGGTGATGAAGGAATTGCTTCAATTAGAACCTAGGAGAGCTGGGAATCTTGTGATGGTTGCAAATATGTATGCTGATACTGGAATGTGGGAGAAAGCAGGAAAAGTGAGGAGGGTATTGAAAGATGGAAGATTAAAGAAGAAGGGCGGAGAGAGTTGTTTTGAACTTGCTGGGTCCATTCATCGGTTTTCTTCTGGCTATAACTCTCTAGATGGCAGGGAATATATTTACAACTTGCTAGATGGACTGAATTTGCACATGCAG CGTTGA
- the LOC136209226 gene encoding pentatricopeptide repeat-containing protein At2g36730-like isoform X3 — protein MVRLPVSIFPPKLVNGNTSFLHKKDQCLFLLNLCSSIDHLSQIHAQIQVSALQQDTHLISQLIQFSSLSLKNLRYAQSILDHSVNPLPPSAWNHLIRGYAASKSPRDAIRVFLRMRRDGITPNSLTFPFLLKACSSCFAIREGKQIHGNAIRYGFDCDVYVNNNLIHFYGRSKKVLDACKVFDNMLLRTLVSWNSVITSCVESSWLGYAIRYFVKMRDFGFEPDETTMVLMLTVCAENGNLGLGRWIHSQVIERGMLMNLQLGTALVDMYAKSGALCYAKLVFDRMGVKNVWTWSAMILGLAQHGFAKEGLQLFLKMISKSSIRPNSVTFVGVLCACSHAGLVDDGFRYFHEMEHEYGIKPMIIHYGAMVDMLGRAGYLKEAYNFIMSMPLQPDPIVWRTLLSACTVHDAKDNTGVANKVMKELLQLEPRRAGNLVMVANMYADTGMWEKAGKVRRVLKDGRLKKKGGESCFELAGSIHRFSSGYNSLDGREYIYNLLDGLNLHMQKMFWMIWPMKFFGKKWRLRTWRKHRYKTVMLLHG, from the exons ATGGTTCGGCTTCCGGTTTCTATTTTCCCTCCAAAACTTGTAAATGGAAATACATCTTTCCTACACAAAAAAGATCAATGCCTCTTTCTCTTGAATCTCTGCTCCTCAATCGATCATCTCTCTCAAATCCATGCTCAGATACAAGTCTCTGCTCTCCAACAAGACACCCATCTCATATCTCAGCTCATTCAATTTTCTTCTTTATCTCTAAAGAATTTGAGATATGCCCAATCTATTCTCGATCACTCGGTTAACCCATTGCCCCCATCGGCTTGGAATCATCTCATTAGAGGTTATGCTGCTAGCAAGTCCCCGAGAGATGCCATTCGGGTTTTTCTCAGAATGCGAAGAGATGGGATTACACCCAATAGCCTCACCTTCCCTTTTCTTCTCAAAGCTTGTTCTTCATGTTTTGCTATCAGAGAGGGCAAACAAATACATGGAAATGCAATTAGGTATGGTTTCGATTGTGATGTTTATGTTAACAATAATTTGATTCATTTTTATGGGAGAAGCAAGAAGGTTTTGGATGCTTGTAAGGTGTTTGATAATATGCTTCTTAGAACTCTAGTTTCGTGGAATTCTGTGATTACTAGCTGTGTTGAGAGCTCGTGGTTGGGATATGCAATTAGGTATTTTGTTAAAATGAGGGATTTCGGATTTGAGCCCGATGAAACCACAATGGTCCTCATGCTTACCGTCTGTGCTGAAAATGGGAACTTGGGTTTAGGTAGGTGGATTCATTCTCAAGTGATTGAGAGAGGGATGTTGATGAATTTGCAATTGGGTACTGCTCTTGTTGATATGTATGCAAAAAGTGGAGCTCTCTGTTATGCTAAGCTAGTTTTTGATAGGATGGGAGTGAAAAATGTGTGGACATGGAGTGCCATGATTTTGGGGTTGGCTCAACACGGATTTGCCAAAGAGGGACTTCAACTTTTTCTTAAGATGATAAGCAAATCTTCCATACGTCCGAATTCCGTTACTTTTGTTGGAGTTCTGTGCGCCTGTAGCCATGCTGGTTTAGTAGACGATGGATTTCGGTATTTTCATGAAATGGAGCATGAATATGGAATCAAACCAATGATTATACATTATGGTGCCATGGTTGATATGTTAGGTCGTGCTGGCTATCTTAAAGAAGCTTATAACTTTATAATGAGTATGCCTCTCCAGCCTGATCCGATTGTGTGGAGGACGTTGCTCAGCGCCTGCACTGTTCATGATGCCAAAGATAATACTGGAGTAGCGAATAAGGTGATGAAGGAATTGCTTCAATTAGAACCTAGGAGAGCTGGGAATCTTGTGATGGTTGCAAATATGTATGCTGATACTGGAATGTGGGAGAAAGCAGGAAAAGTGAGGAGGGTATTGAAAGATGGAAGATTAAAGAAGAAGGGCGGAGAGAGTTGTTTTGAACTTGCTGGGTCCATTCATCGGTTTTCTTCTGGCTATAACTCTCTAGATGGCAGGGAATATATTTACAACTTGCTAGATGGACTGAATTTGCACATGCAG AAGATGTTCTGGATGATTTGGCCTATGAAGTTCTTCGGCAAAAAGTGGAGATTAAGAACATGGCGCAAGCACAGATACAAAACAGTGATGTTATTACATGGATAG
- the LOC136209226 gene encoding pentatricopeptide repeat-containing protein At2g36730-like isoform X6 has product MVRLPVSIFPPKLVNGNTSFLHKKDQCLFLLNLCSSIDHLSQIHAQIQVSALQQDTHLISQLIQFSSLSLKNLRYAQSILDHSVNPLPPSAWNHLIRGYAASKSPRDAIRVFLRMRRDGITPNSLTFPFLLKACSSCFAIREGKQIHGNAIRYGFDCDVYVNNNLIHFYGRSKKVLDACKVFDNMLLRTLVSWNSVITSCVESSWLGYAIRYFVKMRDFGFEPDETTMVLMLTVCAENGNLGLGRWIHSQVIERGMLMNLQLGTALVDMYAKSGALCYAKLVFDRMGVKNVWTWSAMILGLAQHGFAKEGLQLFLKMISKSSIRPNSVTFVGVLCACSHAGLVDDGFRYFHEMEHEYGIKPMIIHYGAMVDMLGRAGYLKEAYNFIMSMPLQPDPIVWRTLLSACTVHDAKDNTGVANKVMKELLQLEPRRAGNLVMVANMYADTGMWEKAGKVRRVLKDGRLKKKGGESCFELAGSIHRFSSGYNSLDGREYIYNLLDGLNLHMQVVNLSCSG; this is encoded by the exons ATGGTTCGGCTTCCGGTTTCTATTTTCCCTCCAAAACTTGTAAATGGAAATACATCTTTCCTACACAAAAAAGATCAATGCCTCTTTCTCTTGAATCTCTGCTCCTCAATCGATCATCTCTCTCAAATCCATGCTCAGATACAAGTCTCTGCTCTCCAACAAGACACCCATCTCATATCTCAGCTCATTCAATTTTCTTCTTTATCTCTAAAGAATTTGAGATATGCCCAATCTATTCTCGATCACTCGGTTAACCCATTGCCCCCATCGGCTTGGAATCATCTCATTAGAGGTTATGCTGCTAGCAAGTCCCCGAGAGATGCCATTCGGGTTTTTCTCAGAATGCGAAGAGATGGGATTACACCCAATAGCCTCACCTTCCCTTTTCTTCTCAAAGCTTGTTCTTCATGTTTTGCTATCAGAGAGGGCAAACAAATACATGGAAATGCAATTAGGTATGGTTTCGATTGTGATGTTTATGTTAACAATAATTTGATTCATTTTTATGGGAGAAGCAAGAAGGTTTTGGATGCTTGTAAGGTGTTTGATAATATGCTTCTTAGAACTCTAGTTTCGTGGAATTCTGTGATTACTAGCTGTGTTGAGAGCTCGTGGTTGGGATATGCAATTAGGTATTTTGTTAAAATGAGGGATTTCGGATTTGAGCCCGATGAAACCACAATGGTCCTCATGCTTACCGTCTGTGCTGAAAATGGGAACTTGGGTTTAGGTAGGTGGATTCATTCTCAAGTGATTGAGAGAGGGATGTTGATGAATTTGCAATTGGGTACTGCTCTTGTTGATATGTATGCAAAAAGTGGAGCTCTCTGTTATGCTAAGCTAGTTTTTGATAGGATGGGAGTGAAAAATGTGTGGACATGGAGTGCCATGATTTTGGGGTTGGCTCAACACGGATTTGCCAAAGAGGGACTTCAACTTTTTCTTAAGATGATAAGCAAATCTTCCATACGTCCGAATTCCGTTACTTTTGTTGGAGTTCTGTGCGCCTGTAGCCATGCTGGTTTAGTAGACGATGGATTTCGGTATTTTCATGAAATGGAGCATGAATATGGAATCAAACCAATGATTATACATTATGGTGCCATGGTTGATATGTTAGGTCGTGCTGGCTATCTTAAAGAAGCTTATAACTTTATAATGAGTATGCCTCTCCAGCCTGATCCGATTGTGTGGAGGACGTTGCTCAGCGCCTGCACTGTTCATGATGCCAAAGATAATACTGGAGTAGCGAATAAGGTGATGAAGGAATTGCTTCAATTAGAACCTAGGAGAGCTGGGAATCTTGTGATGGTTGCAAATATGTATGCTGATACTGGAATGTGGGAGAAAGCAGGAAAAGTGAGGAGGGTATTGAAAGATGGAAGATTAAAGAAGAAGGGCGGAGAGAGTTGTTTTGAACTTGCTGGGTCCATTCATCGGTTTTCTTCTGGCTATAACTCTCTAGATGGCAGGGAATATATTTACAACTTGCTAGATGGACTGAATTTGCACATGCAGGTGGTCAACTTATC ATGTTCTGGATGA
- the LOC136209226 gene encoding pentatricopeptide repeat-containing protein At2g36730-like isoform X5 yields MVRLPVSIFPPKLVNGNTSFLHKKDQCLFLLNLCSSIDHLSQIHAQIQVSALQQDTHLISQLIQFSSLSLKNLRYAQSILDHSVNPLPPSAWNHLIRGYAASKSPRDAIRVFLRMRRDGITPNSLTFPFLLKACSSCFAIREGKQIHGNAIRYGFDCDVYVNNNLIHFYGRSKKVLDACKVFDNMLLRTLVSWNSVITSCVESSWLGYAIRYFVKMRDFGFEPDETTMVLMLTVCAENGNLGLGRWIHSQVIERGMLMNLQLGTALVDMYAKSGALCYAKLVFDRMGVKNVWTWSAMILGLAQHGFAKEGLQLFLKMISKSSIRPNSVTFVGVLCACSHAGLVDDGFRYFHEMEHEYGIKPMIIHYGAMVDMLGRAGYLKEAYNFIMSMPLQPDPIVWRTLLSACTVHDAKDNTGVANKVMKELLQLEPRRAGNLVMVANMYADTGMWEKAGKVRRVLKDGRLKKKGGESCFELAGSIHRFSSGYNSLDGREYIYNLLDGLNLHMQVVNLSRCSG; encoded by the exons ATGGTTCGGCTTCCGGTTTCTATTTTCCCTCCAAAACTTGTAAATGGAAATACATCTTTCCTACACAAAAAAGATCAATGCCTCTTTCTCTTGAATCTCTGCTCCTCAATCGATCATCTCTCTCAAATCCATGCTCAGATACAAGTCTCTGCTCTCCAACAAGACACCCATCTCATATCTCAGCTCATTCAATTTTCTTCTTTATCTCTAAAGAATTTGAGATATGCCCAATCTATTCTCGATCACTCGGTTAACCCATTGCCCCCATCGGCTTGGAATCATCTCATTAGAGGTTATGCTGCTAGCAAGTCCCCGAGAGATGCCATTCGGGTTTTTCTCAGAATGCGAAGAGATGGGATTACACCCAATAGCCTCACCTTCCCTTTTCTTCTCAAAGCTTGTTCTTCATGTTTTGCTATCAGAGAGGGCAAACAAATACATGGAAATGCAATTAGGTATGGTTTCGATTGTGATGTTTATGTTAACAATAATTTGATTCATTTTTATGGGAGAAGCAAGAAGGTTTTGGATGCTTGTAAGGTGTTTGATAATATGCTTCTTAGAACTCTAGTTTCGTGGAATTCTGTGATTACTAGCTGTGTTGAGAGCTCGTGGTTGGGATATGCAATTAGGTATTTTGTTAAAATGAGGGATTTCGGATTTGAGCCCGATGAAACCACAATGGTCCTCATGCTTACCGTCTGTGCTGAAAATGGGAACTTGGGTTTAGGTAGGTGGATTCATTCTCAAGTGATTGAGAGAGGGATGTTGATGAATTTGCAATTGGGTACTGCTCTTGTTGATATGTATGCAAAAAGTGGAGCTCTCTGTTATGCTAAGCTAGTTTTTGATAGGATGGGAGTGAAAAATGTGTGGACATGGAGTGCCATGATTTTGGGGTTGGCTCAACACGGATTTGCCAAAGAGGGACTTCAACTTTTTCTTAAGATGATAAGCAAATCTTCCATACGTCCGAATTCCGTTACTTTTGTTGGAGTTCTGTGCGCCTGTAGCCATGCTGGTTTAGTAGACGATGGATTTCGGTATTTTCATGAAATGGAGCATGAATATGGAATCAAACCAATGATTATACATTATGGTGCCATGGTTGATATGTTAGGTCGTGCTGGCTATCTTAAAGAAGCTTATAACTTTATAATGAGTATGCCTCTCCAGCCTGATCCGATTGTGTGGAGGACGTTGCTCAGCGCCTGCACTGTTCATGATGCCAAAGATAATACTGGAGTAGCGAATAAGGTGATGAAGGAATTGCTTCAATTAGAACCTAGGAGAGCTGGGAATCTTGTGATGGTTGCAAATATGTATGCTGATACTGGAATGTGGGAGAAAGCAGGAAAAGTGAGGAGGGTATTGAAAGATGGAAGATTAAAGAAGAAGGGCGGAGAGAGTTGTTTTGAACTTGCTGGGTCCATTCATCGGTTTTCTTCTGGCTATAACTCTCTAGATGGCAGGGAATATATTTACAACTTGCTAGATGGACTGAATTTGCACATGCAGGTGGTCAACTTATC AAGATGTTCTGGATGA
- the LOC136209226 gene encoding pentatricopeptide repeat-containing protein At2g36730-like isoform X1: MVRLPVSIFPPKLVNGNTSFLHKKDQCLFLLNLCSSIDHLSQIHAQIQVSALQQDTHLISQLIQFSSLSLKNLRYAQSILDHSVNPLPPSAWNHLIRGYAASKSPRDAIRVFLRMRRDGITPNSLTFPFLLKACSSCFAIREGKQIHGNAIRYGFDCDVYVNNNLIHFYGRSKKVLDACKVFDNMLLRTLVSWNSVITSCVESSWLGYAIRYFVKMRDFGFEPDETTMVLMLTVCAENGNLGLGRWIHSQVIERGMLMNLQLGTALVDMYAKSGALCYAKLVFDRMGVKNVWTWSAMILGLAQHGFAKEGLQLFLKMISKSSIRPNSVTFVGVLCACSHAGLVDDGFRYFHEMEHEYGIKPMIIHYGAMVDMLGRAGYLKEAYNFIMSMPLQPDPIVWRTLLSACTVHDAKDNTGVANKVMKELLQLEPRRAGNLVMVANMYADTGMWEKAGKVRRVLKDGRLKKKGGESCFELAGSIHRFSSGYNSLDGREYIYNLLDGLNLHMQVVNLSILILTDFIIWKMFWMIWPMKFFGKKWRLRTWRKHRYKTVMLLHG, encoded by the exons ATGGTTCGGCTTCCGGTTTCTATTTTCCCTCCAAAACTTGTAAATGGAAATACATCTTTCCTACACAAAAAAGATCAATGCCTCTTTCTCTTGAATCTCTGCTCCTCAATCGATCATCTCTCTCAAATCCATGCTCAGATACAAGTCTCTGCTCTCCAACAAGACACCCATCTCATATCTCAGCTCATTCAATTTTCTTCTTTATCTCTAAAGAATTTGAGATATGCCCAATCTATTCTCGATCACTCGGTTAACCCATTGCCCCCATCGGCTTGGAATCATCTCATTAGAGGTTATGCTGCTAGCAAGTCCCCGAGAGATGCCATTCGGGTTTTTCTCAGAATGCGAAGAGATGGGATTACACCCAATAGCCTCACCTTCCCTTTTCTTCTCAAAGCTTGTTCTTCATGTTTTGCTATCAGAGAGGGCAAACAAATACATGGAAATGCAATTAGGTATGGTTTCGATTGTGATGTTTATGTTAACAATAATTTGATTCATTTTTATGGGAGAAGCAAGAAGGTTTTGGATGCTTGTAAGGTGTTTGATAATATGCTTCTTAGAACTCTAGTTTCGTGGAATTCTGTGATTACTAGCTGTGTTGAGAGCTCGTGGTTGGGATATGCAATTAGGTATTTTGTTAAAATGAGGGATTTCGGATTTGAGCCCGATGAAACCACAATGGTCCTCATGCTTACCGTCTGTGCTGAAAATGGGAACTTGGGTTTAGGTAGGTGGATTCATTCTCAAGTGATTGAGAGAGGGATGTTGATGAATTTGCAATTGGGTACTGCTCTTGTTGATATGTATGCAAAAAGTGGAGCTCTCTGTTATGCTAAGCTAGTTTTTGATAGGATGGGAGTGAAAAATGTGTGGACATGGAGTGCCATGATTTTGGGGTTGGCTCAACACGGATTTGCCAAAGAGGGACTTCAACTTTTTCTTAAGATGATAAGCAAATCTTCCATACGTCCGAATTCCGTTACTTTTGTTGGAGTTCTGTGCGCCTGTAGCCATGCTGGTTTAGTAGACGATGGATTTCGGTATTTTCATGAAATGGAGCATGAATATGGAATCAAACCAATGATTATACATTATGGTGCCATGGTTGATATGTTAGGTCGTGCTGGCTATCTTAAAGAAGCTTATAACTTTATAATGAGTATGCCTCTCCAGCCTGATCCGATTGTGTGGAGGACGTTGCTCAGCGCCTGCACTGTTCATGATGCCAAAGATAATACTGGAGTAGCGAATAAGGTGATGAAGGAATTGCTTCAATTAGAACCTAGGAGAGCTGGGAATCTTGTGATGGTTGCAAATATGTATGCTGATACTGGAATGTGGGAGAAAGCAGGAAAAGTGAGGAGGGTATTGAAAGATGGAAGATTAAAGAAGAAGGGCGGAGAGAGTTGTTTTGAACTTGCTGGGTCCATTCATCGGTTTTCTTCTGGCTATAACTCTCTAGATGGCAGGGAATATATTTACAACTTGCTAGATGGACTGAATTTGCACATGCAGGTGGTCAACTTATC AATTCTAATTTTGACAGATTTCATTATTTGG AAGATGTTCTGGATGATTTGGCCTATGAAGTTCTTCGGCAAAAAGTGGAGATTAAGAACATGGCGCAAGCACAGATACAAAACAGTGATGTTATTACATGGATAG